From Phycisphaerae bacterium, the proteins below share one genomic window:
- the rho gene encoding transcription termination factor Rho, which yields MARASDKSKSKTTRGGSRGAARKRHEIENDLPQVEESPEPAVEPADGSDGFAEGLGDSEPAATAQGVAVAAEPTRPAEVGRSADSQSAIDAETHAKYEEVKRGELHIKDLQKITVDALHEIAKNEGLSDYTGLSKSELIFRILKERIRQNGLMYGEGVLEILPDGFGFLRNPEYNYLPCPDDIYVSPSQIRRFGLRTGHIVAGQIRPPKESERYFALLRVEAINLEDPERVTEKTNFEDLTPLHPGPKDPATALLGNEGRLRLETASDEINMRIVDLVTPIGKGQRMLIVAPPRTGKTVLLQKMANAISKNDTDAYVIILLIDERPEEVTEMQRATKAEVISSTFDEPASRHVQVAEMVIEKAKRMVEYGHDVVILLDSITRLARAYNTEVPHSGKILTGGVDANALQKPKRFFGAARNIEEGGSLTIIGTALVDTGSKMDEVIFEEFKGTGNAELHLDRRLVDRRTWPAIDINSSGTRKEELLLAPEELELVYKLRRVLSDMNPIEAIELLRSRLLKVRTNAEFLMTMNFG from the coding sequence ATGGCGCGAGCCAGTGACAAGTCCAAGAGCAAGACAACGCGCGGCGGATCACGCGGGGCTGCCCGCAAGAGGCACGAGATCGAGAACGATCTTCCGCAGGTCGAGGAATCGCCTGAACCGGCGGTCGAACCGGCCGATGGGAGCGATGGCTTCGCCGAAGGCCTCGGCGACAGTGAGCCGGCCGCGACCGCCCAAGGCGTGGCCGTGGCTGCCGAGCCTACCCGGCCGGCCGAAGTCGGTCGCTCGGCGGATTCCCAGTCCGCCATCGACGCCGAGACCCATGCCAAGTACGAGGAAGTCAAACGCGGTGAGCTGCACATCAAGGATCTGCAGAAAATCACCGTGGACGCCCTCCATGAGATCGCCAAGAACGAAGGGCTGTCCGACTACACCGGCCTGAGCAAGTCCGAGTTGATCTTCCGCATCCTGAAGGAGCGGATTCGTCAGAACGGTTTGATGTACGGTGAAGGAGTGCTGGAGATCCTCCCGGATGGGTTCGGATTCCTGCGAAACCCGGAGTACAACTATCTGCCTTGCCCCGACGACATTTACGTCAGCCCCTCGCAGATTCGCCGGTTTGGCCTCCGTACCGGGCACATCGTGGCCGGCCAGATCCGCCCACCCAAGGAATCAGAGCGGTACTTTGCCTTGCTGCGGGTCGAGGCGATCAACCTCGAGGATCCCGAGCGGGTCACGGAGAAGACCAACTTCGAGGATCTGACCCCGCTTCACCCCGGACCGAAGGACCCCGCCACGGCCTTGCTTGGAAATGAGGGTCGGCTGAGGCTGGAAACCGCCTCCGACGAGATCAACATGCGGATCGTGGACCTGGTCACCCCGATCGGCAAGGGCCAGCGCATGCTCATCGTGGCCCCACCGCGGACCGGCAAGACGGTGCTCCTGCAGAAGATGGCCAACGCTATCTCGAAGAACGACACGGACGCGTACGTCATCATCCTGCTGATCGACGAACGGCCGGAGGAAGTGACCGAAATGCAGCGGGCGACCAAGGCGGAGGTCATCTCATCCACCTTCGACGAACCCGCCAGCCGGCACGTCCAAGTGGCCGAGATGGTCATCGAGAAAGCCAAACGCATGGTCGAGTACGGCCACGACGTGGTCATTCTGCTCGACTCGATCACCCGTCTGGCCCGAGCGTACAACACTGAAGTGCCGCACTCGGGCAAGATCCTGACCGGCGGTGTCGACGCCAATGCCTTGCAGAAACCCAAACGGTTCTTCGGCGCTGCCCGCAACATCGAGGAAGGCGGCTCTCTGACCATCATCGGTACGGCCCTTGTCGATACCGGGAGCAAAATGGACGAGGTCATCTTCGAGGAGTTCAAGGGCACGGGCAACGCCGAGCTGCACCTCGACCGTCGCCTGGTCGATCGCCGGACCTGGCCTGCCATCGACATCAATTCGAGTGGTACGCGCAAGGAAGAGCTGCTGCTCGCTCCCGAGGAGCTTGAACTCGTGTACAAGCTTCGCCGCGTGCTGAGCGATATGAACCCGATCGAAGCCATCGAACTGCTTCGTTCCCGATTGCTCAAGGTTCGAACCAACGCCGAGTTCCTGATGACCATGAATTTCGGCTGA
- a CDS encoding dephospho-CoA kinase: MTRVGKPIIGIAGGIGSGKSTVAAILQDLGAKVIDADRISHEELDSPEVLETLVGWWGEGVVSPGPRANRSVIREIVRESPAELGRLERLVHPRIARRSEELLAAYDRDPKVRAIVWDAPLLYEVGLAERCDGVVFVNADEQTRLRRVRRSRGWDLRDLARMQAAQKPLDFKRNRADYTVENNSDIDDLRRQVEKVFSRILSGCHDASGR, translated from the coding sequence GTGACCAGGGTTGGAAAACCGATCATTGGTATCGCCGGGGGGATTGGTTCAGGCAAGAGCACGGTGGCTGCGATCCTGCAGGACCTTGGGGCGAAGGTCATCGACGCGGATCGCATCAGCCACGAGGAGTTGGACTCGCCTGAGGTGCTGGAAACCCTGGTCGGCTGGTGGGGGGAAGGGGTGGTGTCTCCCGGGCCGCGGGCCAATCGAAGCGTTATCCGCGAGATCGTGCGGGAGAGCCCTGCCGAGCTTGGCCGTCTTGAACGGCTGGTTCATCCACGAATCGCTCGACGGTCCGAGGAACTGCTGGCTGCCTACGATCGGGACCCCAAGGTCCGGGCGATCGTGTGGGATGCCCCTCTGCTTTACGAGGTGGGCCTCGCCGAGCGGTGTGATGGTGTGGTTTTCGTGAATGCCGACGAGCAAACGCGGCTGAGGCGCGTTCGGCGGTCACGGGGATGGGACCTGCGGGACCTGGCGAGAATGCAGGCAGCCCAGAAACCACTTGACTTCAAGAGGAATAGAGCCGATTATACGGTAGAGAACAACTCCGATATAGACGATCTCCGCCGACAAGTGGAGAAGGTCTTTTCCCGAATACTCTCCGGTTGCCACGACGCATCTGGCCGATAG
- a CDS encoding aldo/keto reductase, protein MRLPKGDDEAVALLRQAIDAGMIYIDTSRGYGDSEIKVGKSLKDGYRSRILLSTKWSPWVQMVEETDRPTAACTYKRILESMERLDVDRLDFYQLWNIDSLEHWQQATGKDGMLEGILRARKEGLVGHIGFTTHDSPENISRYIDEADWCEAILFTYNVMNQTYQENIAKAHAKGIATLVMNPIGGGMLAENSLVLTAAASGLEPIEAAHRFLSGDPNVDTVLCGIRKPSDITDTLANFAKPPLVGGLRSRIVEAYARLSKKNLGLCTDCQYCMPCPRGLNIPGIMHTAYLHRVLQCPEAAANHYRWIADPAKNTTAENCTQCGECESKCTQKLPIPEHVGYVAQHLGSSSQGKR, encoded by the coding sequence ATGCGGCTACCTAAGGGAGATGATGAGGCCGTCGCCCTGCTTCGTCAGGCGATCGACGCGGGGATGATCTACATTGACACCTCTCGCGGATACGGAGACAGCGAGATCAAAGTCGGCAAGAGCCTCAAGGATGGCTACCGCTCCAGGATCCTCCTGTCGACCAAATGGTCGCCCTGGGTCCAGATGGTTGAGGAGACCGACCGGCCGACGGCCGCGTGCACCTACAAGCGGATTCTTGAATCCATGGAGCGCCTGGATGTTGACCGGCTGGACTTCTACCAGCTGTGGAACATCGACAGCCTTGAGCACTGGCAGCAGGCAACCGGCAAGGATGGCATGCTCGAGGGCATCCTTCGAGCCAGGAAGGAAGGCCTTGTCGGGCATATCGGCTTCACGACGCATGACAGCCCCGAGAACATCAGCCGTTATATCGACGAAGCTGACTGGTGCGAGGCCATCCTGTTCACATACAACGTCATGAACCAGACCTACCAGGAGAACATCGCCAAGGCCCACGCCAAGGGTATCGCCACCCTCGTGATGAACCCCATCGGCGGTGGAATGCTCGCGGAGAACTCGCTAGTCCTGACCGCCGCGGCCAGCGGGCTGGAACCCATCGAGGCGGCCCACCGCTTCCTGAGCGGCGACCCCAATGTGGACACGGTGCTCTGCGGAATCCGAAAGCCCTCAGATATCACCGACACGCTGGCCAACTTCGCCAAGCCGCCACTGGTCGGTGGCCTGCGCTCCAGGATCGTGGAGGCCTACGCCCGACTGTCCAAGAAGAACCTCGGCCTGTGCACGGATTGCCAATACTGCATGCCCTGCCCCCGGGGGCTCAACATCCCCGGCATCATGCACACCGCCTACCTCCACCGCGTGCTTCAATGCCCGGAAGCGGCCGCCAACCACTACCGATGGATCGCCGACCCGGCGAAGAACACAACAGCCGAGAACTGCACCCAATGCGGCGAATGTGAGAGCAAGTGCACGCAGAAGCTGCCCATCCCCGAGCACGTGGGGTATGTCGCCCAACACCTGGGTTCTAGCTCCCAGGGCAAACGGTAG
- a CDS encoding tetratricopeptide repeat protein gives MSKAENPSNSGDDARPTFTDADIARARQWFRHGQQLVEKKNYDYAIESYITGLEFWPEAVEEGHKPCRAAALFRGPRKVSFTDGIKYKTNAKDTKRSMLNAEVLLSKDPGNIDYMEAMFKNAAKSRFDQTTLWIGELLADAAVKEPKPRPARFVLMRTIYEELGDRNANTDPPMAIAGLERAVQALSRLQALKPQDLDISTDLRDVAGKLTILRGKYGSADSFKDSIRDSDAQAEIRDQERIVQSDERLDQLIAAAERRYSVKPNDKGLINELVDLLCRRDDENLENKAIQILEKTFTELREYRFKLKADDIRMRQLKRRSREVLASGSAEEAKRMVATMLKLELSVFKERCEQYPTDLRLRYQYGQRLFQAKRYDEAIPVLQEARADPKTRGQCSLLIGQCFFKKGYYSAAIDTLREAIKLHEVQDNELGKDLHYRLARALEEDGRIEETLKIYGQIIQWDYNYRNGEVRKRIDDLRKRQEDEKAAKGENPKD, from the coding sequence ATGAGTAAAGCAGAAAACCCGAGCAACAGCGGAGACGACGCACGGCCCACCTTCACCGACGCCGACATCGCCAGGGCCCGCCAGTGGTTTCGCCACGGTCAGCAACTGGTCGAGAAGAAGAACTACGACTACGCCATCGAGAGTTACATCACCGGCCTCGAGTTCTGGCCCGAGGCTGTCGAGGAGGGCCACAAGCCCTGCCGGGCGGCTGCCCTGTTCCGCGGGCCCCGCAAGGTATCCTTCACCGACGGAATCAAGTATAAGACCAACGCCAAAGACACCAAGCGGTCAATGCTCAACGCGGAAGTCCTCCTTTCCAAGGATCCCGGCAACATCGACTACATGGAGGCCATGTTCAAGAACGCGGCCAAGTCGCGTTTTGACCAGACCACGCTTTGGATAGGGGAACTGCTCGCGGACGCGGCCGTCAAGGAGCCGAAACCCAGGCCGGCTCGCTTCGTGCTCATGCGCACCATCTACGAGGAACTCGGTGACCGGAACGCCAATACCGATCCGCCCATGGCCATCGCCGGTCTGGAGCGGGCGGTACAGGCTCTCAGCCGGCTCCAGGCTCTCAAGCCGCAGGATCTGGACATTTCCACCGATCTGCGCGACGTGGCCGGCAAACTCACCATCCTCCGTGGCAAGTACGGTTCGGCGGACTCCTTCAAGGACTCCATCCGCGATAGCGATGCCCAGGCCGAGATTCGCGACCAGGAGCGCATCGTCCAATCTGACGAACGCCTGGACCAGCTCATCGCCGCAGCAGAACGGCGTTACAGCGTCAAACCCAACGACAAAGGCCTGATCAACGAGCTGGTCGACTTGCTCTGCCGCAGGGACGACGAAAACCTCGAGAACAAGGCCATCCAGATCCTCGAGAAAACCTTTACTGAGCTTCGGGAGTATCGCTTCAAGCTCAAGGCCGACGACATCCGAATGCGCCAGCTCAAACGACGATCCCGCGAAGTCCTGGCCTCGGGCAGCGCCGAGGAAGCTAAGAGGATGGTCGCGACGATGCTCAAACTCGAACTGTCGGTCTTCAAGGAACGCTGCGAACAGTATCCGACCGATCTCCGGCTCCGGTACCAGTACGGACAACGGCTTTTTCAGGCCAAGCGCTACGACGAGGCCATCCCGGTCCTCCAGGAAGCTCGAGCCGACCCCAAGACCCGGGGGCAGTGTAGCTTGCTCATCGGCCAGTGTTTCTTCAAGAAAGGCTACTACTCCGCGGCGATCGACACGCTCCGGGAGGCGATCAAGCTCCATGAAGTCCAGGATAACGAGCTCGGAAAGGACCTGCACTACAGGCTGGCCCGGGCGCTCGAAGAGGACGGCCGGATCGAAGAAACGTTGAAAATCTACGGCCAGATCATACAATGGGACTACAACTACCGGAACGGCGAGGTCCGAAAACGTATCGACGACCTGCGCAAACGGCAAGAGGACGAGAAGGCCGCCAAGGGGGAGAATCCGAAGGATTAG
- the rpsT gene encoding 30S ribosomal protein S20, whose translation MAHSLSARKRIRQGVKHRAVNRARKIELKDTVRNFKEALSSGDKAKSAEALKAAIKKLDKVASKGTIHKNTANRRKSRLQRKFNASGKTT comes from the coding sequence GTGGCTCATTCATTGTCCGCCAGGAAGCGGATCCGTCAGGGTGTCAAGCACCGGGCCGTCAACCGCGCCCGGAAAATCGAGCTCAAGGACACCGTCCGCAATTTCAAGGAAGCTCTGTCCTCCGGGGACAAGGCCAAGTCGGCCGAGGCCCTCAAGGCCGCGATCAAGAAACTGGACAAGGTGGCTTCCAAGGGCACCATCCACAAGAACACCGCCAACCGCAGGAAATCCCGACTGCAACGGAAATTCAACGCGAGCGGTAAGACCACCTGA
- a CDS encoding TlyA family RNA methyltransferase, which yields MPPNPHRPYVSRGGEKLAAALDAFGIDPKGMSCADLGSNVGGFVHCLLRRGASRVYAIDTGHGVLAYTLRVDPRVRVLERTNAMHVALPEQVDLVTIDAGWTRQEHILPNATKMLRPAGRIISLIKPHYESSPERLREGVLPQAEATAALAQTLDRIRGLGLAIDSLIPSPILGQKGNAEFLALLSCPSQP from the coding sequence TTGCCACCCAATCCTCATCGACCGTATGTCAGTCGCGGCGGTGAGAAGCTGGCGGCCGCCCTGGACGCTTTCGGCATCGACCCAAAGGGCATGTCCTGCGCGGACCTGGGCAGCAATGTGGGGGGATTCGTCCATTGCCTGCTGCGGCGCGGCGCCTCCCGAGTCTACGCGATCGACACAGGCCACGGCGTTCTTGCCTACACGCTCCGAGTCGACCCGCGGGTGAGAGTCCTGGAGCGCACCAACGCCATGCATGTTGCCTTGCCCGAGCAGGTCGATCTGGTGACCATCGACGCCGGCTGGACCCGGCAAGAGCATATCCTGCCCAACGCGACGAAGATGCTCCGGCCGGCAGGACGTATCATCAGCCTGATCAAGCCTCACTACGAATCTAGCCCCGAGAGGCTGCGCGAGGGTGTGCTTCCCCAGGCCGAGGCAACGGCCGCTCTGGCTCAGACCCTCGACCGTATCCGCGGGCTCGGCTTAGCCATCGACAGTCTCATCCCCAGCCCGATCCTCGGCCAGAAAGGCAATGCCGAGTTCCTGGCCCTGCTCAGCTGCCCATCGCAGCCATGA
- a CDS encoding YebC/PmpR family DNA-binding transcriptional regulator, which produces MSGHSHWARIKHKKGVTDARRGRLWSKLARNIIVAAKRGGGDPDQNLTLRYAIDKAKGANMPKDTIENAVKKGVGGGEATNYETVYYEGYGPGGVAVLAEALTDNRNRTAPEIKKIFERHGGNIGAAGCVQWMFSSKGLIMVPVAAADEDKIGEIALESGADDYVKSEDVWEIVCEPAAFEPIREALAKAGIQTQSAEIIRRPSTTVTVDAENGQKLLKLIEAIEDQDDIQNVYSNFDIPDDVMAAMGS; this is translated from the coding sequence ATGTCTGGGCATTCACACTGGGCACGAATCAAGCACAAAAAGGGCGTGACCGATGCTCGTCGCGGACGCCTGTGGAGCAAACTCGCCAGGAACATCATCGTGGCCGCCAAACGAGGAGGAGGTGACCCGGACCAGAATCTGACCTTGCGCTACGCGATCGACAAGGCCAAAGGGGCCAACATGCCGAAGGATACGATCGAGAACGCAGTCAAGAAGGGCGTCGGTGGTGGCGAGGCCACGAACTACGAGACCGTCTATTACGAAGGTTACGGCCCTGGAGGGGTGGCGGTTCTGGCCGAGGCGTTGACGGATAATCGGAACCGGACCGCGCCTGAGATTAAGAAGATCTTCGAGCGACACGGAGGCAATATCGGGGCCGCCGGCTGCGTGCAGTGGATGTTCAGCTCGAAGGGGCTGATCATGGTGCCGGTTGCGGCCGCGGACGAGGACAAGATCGGCGAGATTGCCCTGGAATCGGGCGCGGATGATTACGTCAAGTCCGAGGACGTCTGGGAGATCGTCTGCGAGCCTGCCGCCTTCGAGCCGATTCGAGAGGCGCTGGCCAAGGCCGGGATTCAGACGCAGTCCGCAGAAATCATCCGCCGGCCATCAACCACGGTGACGGTGGACGCGGAGAACGGTCAGAAGCTGCTTAAACTGATCGAAGCCATCGAGGACCAGGACGACATCCAGAACGTGTATTCCAACTTCGACATTCCCGACGATGTCATGGCTGCGATGGGCAGCTGA
- a CDS encoding tetratricopeptide repeat protein, giving the protein MPSPLIRHRGSGILAFLGAALLGGCSELSGAGADPATTRFFAAPERPAGFDVERAEASLDQIADDPPAPPKDRSVPDVELPRQATRHVEEARRLFAEQRFSEAISELGKALRYHAAILDAHRLLALCYQLSGDDPKAGHHAARVLELKPGDLVGHFVLGRLADKAGNREEALRRYRTALKCEAAPGDAEYRALSHFHLGKRLFEERFYAAALVQFNAFDTKLGALGGAVDSNPELATIVRVQRVPLALQRADGYALLGKYGAAADAMKVASMAAPEDGKLRAAHIRMLVLAKRLDEAAAAADRFVADSKASRESLELLAALHRETGHPERTVTSLQAIVAQQGNNVDLRLFYIDALTAAKRYDDAANEIQGLLADHADLPEVRWKLVYLNGARGDWAGWLRALVEETVRRPEGSSRLTEEIARCPEPIAKAIVDECLTPAGRAGKYLGTIAADPSQSGVRDYLVARIAQRLNRSQEAQVLLERAARQEGGHLPAVVTLAEMQLQSCRWDEARGILEAAGRSSAKPEGMIEALLGRCDDGLDKVHSAIEHYGKAIELAPNDIRPMMWLASLYERIDKVVEARKQYEQVLRIAPDSIAARDRLIRILWSAREHQRLSDELAAMQRLAPNAPATVRCASMVKYLRPPLLDWGHYAKDLREILGTSPDDLGTREDLARALIAMRDFDAAREEIQQLLKRDPFSATGNELLAHVLTRSLEFELARAQFERMVQFYPNREGWLRTLVRFHMMDQDYDVAATVAKRLLALVKPGDQQETAYRAILLEAYRKGGRFDIALKETEAWLAQAAGREDLIRHCRWFVLVADAGAKEHGRYLNRVRGWLAADPANVELRGWLLGLGVDRSQDVLGAPPGEAGLLGAKRYDEAATQALAWFSKSNDDSVPVEWIVSVLQAAGRHDEAIEIASSQLVPGLPPQERVSRVSTLRDAYMRGRRDEQAVATTKDLLSELRKLFEVVDDRQKGVVDATLTEQRRMYSRILARARRFDEAVDNLREMIAQLESLREKAAAVLPRIEDPAQRASIWYSEREVRRQEAILLQTLAYVYQLQGQMDSAIDTLRDARQLMPEDVGLNNDLGYTLIEAGRDVDDAERMVRFAVGESPEEAAYLDSLGWVFYRKGQFGLARTWLKRATGMETGEDPVVFDHLADACWRLGEKEEAVRCWRRSLEVYANIAAEGFQDRDEKAMEKTKAKLVAAEKGGKPLVAEAIPDTQPSP; this is encoded by the coding sequence GTGCCGTCGCCGCTCATCCGACATCGTGGGTCGGGCATCCTGGCCTTTCTGGGTGCGGCTCTGCTCGGCGGTTGCTCCGAGTTGTCCGGGGCGGGGGCCGATCCGGCGACCACACGTTTTTTCGCGGCTCCCGAACGACCGGCGGGTTTTGACGTGGAGCGAGCCGAGGCGTCGCTCGATCAGATCGCCGATGATCCTCCGGCGCCCCCCAAGGACCGGTCTGTTCCCGATGTCGAACTGCCCCGCCAGGCAACTCGCCATGTCGAGGAAGCCCGGCGGTTGTTCGCGGAGCAACGATTCAGCGAGGCGATCAGCGAGTTGGGCAAAGCCCTTCGTTACCATGCCGCGATTCTCGACGCTCATCGCCTGCTGGCACTGTGCTATCAGCTCTCCGGTGACGACCCGAAGGCGGGCCATCACGCGGCCCGGGTCCTCGAGCTGAAGCCGGGGGATCTGGTAGGGCACTTCGTCCTGGGCCGGCTGGCGGACAAGGCGGGCAACCGGGAGGAAGCTCTGCGCCGCTACCGCACGGCCCTGAAGTGCGAAGCCGCTCCAGGGGATGCCGAGTATCGAGCGCTTAGCCATTTTCATCTCGGCAAGCGGCTGTTCGAGGAGCGCTTTTACGCCGCAGCCCTGGTCCAATTCAATGCCTTCGATACTAAGCTGGGGGCACTAGGCGGAGCGGTCGACAGCAATCCCGAACTGGCGACGATTGTCCGGGTCCAGCGGGTGCCGCTGGCGCTGCAACGAGCTGACGGCTACGCTCTGCTGGGCAAGTACGGGGCTGCTGCGGACGCGATGAAGGTGGCATCGATGGCCGCACCGGAGGACGGGAAGCTCCGCGCAGCTCACATCCGCATGCTGGTGCTGGCCAAGCGGCTGGACGAGGCTGCGGCCGCCGCCGATCGGTTTGTCGCCGACAGTAAGGCGAGCCGTGAATCCCTGGAACTGCTGGCCGCCCTCCATCGAGAAACCGGCCATCCCGAGCGGACGGTCACTTCGTTGCAGGCCATCGTGGCTCAGCAGGGAAACAATGTCGACCTTCGATTGTTCTACATTGACGCGCTCACGGCCGCCAAGCGGTATGACGACGCTGCGAACGAGATCCAGGGCCTGCTGGCGGATCATGCGGATCTGCCCGAGGTGCGCTGGAAGCTGGTGTATCTCAATGGGGCGCGAGGCGACTGGGCGGGCTGGCTGCGAGCCCTGGTTGAGGAGACGGTCAGACGGCCTGAGGGCTCGAGCCGGCTGACGGAGGAGATCGCCCGCTGTCCCGAGCCGATTGCGAAGGCGATCGTAGATGAATGCCTGACCCCGGCTGGTCGGGCGGGCAAATACCTGGGCACGATCGCCGCGGACCCTTCACAATCCGGGGTTCGAGATTACCTCGTGGCTCGGATCGCCCAGCGCCTGAACCGGTCACAGGAGGCCCAGGTCCTGCTCGAGCGAGCCGCCCGGCAGGAAGGCGGACACCTTCCGGCCGTGGTGACCCTGGCGGAGATGCAGCTGCAGAGCTGCCGGTGGGACGAGGCCCGCGGCATTCTGGAAGCGGCGGGGCGATCTTCGGCCAAGCCCGAGGGAATGATCGAAGCCCTCCTGGGGCGTTGCGACGACGGGCTGGATAAGGTCCATAGCGCGATCGAGCATTACGGGAAGGCTATCGAGCTCGCTCCGAACGACATCCGGCCGATGATGTGGCTGGCCAGCCTGTACGAGCGGATCGATAAGGTGGTTGAGGCCCGGAAGCAGTACGAGCAGGTGCTCCGAATTGCCCCGGACAGCATCGCCGCCCGGGATCGGCTGATCCGCATTTTGTGGAGTGCCCGCGAGCATCAGCGGCTTTCCGACGAACTCGCCGCGATGCAGCGGCTGGCCCCGAATGCCCCCGCTACGGTGCGTTGTGCGAGCATGGTCAAGTACCTCCGTCCCCCTCTGCTGGACTGGGGCCATTACGCCAAGGACCTGCGCGAGATCCTGGGAACGAGTCCGGATGACCTGGGCACTCGCGAGGACCTGGCCCGGGCGTTGATCGCGATGCGGGATTTCGATGCTGCCCGAGAGGAGATTCAGCAGCTTCTGAAGCGAGATCCGTTTTCCGCGACCGGCAACGAGCTGCTGGCCCACGTTCTGACTCGATCGCTGGAGTTCGAGCTGGCCCGCGCCCAATTTGAGCGGATGGTGCAGTTCTACCCGAACCGAGAAGGGTGGCTGCGGACGCTGGTTCGATTCCACATGATGGACCAGGATTACGATGTCGCCGCCACGGTTGCCAAGCGGCTTCTGGCCCTGGTCAAGCCCGGGGATCAGCAGGAGACCGCTTACCGGGCAATCCTGCTCGAGGCTTACCGTAAGGGGGGGCGCTTCGACATTGCGTTGAAGGAGACCGAGGCTTGGCTGGCTCAGGCGGCCGGCCGGGAGGACTTGATCCGTCATTGCCGCTGGTTTGTCCTCGTGGCCGATGCGGGAGCCAAGGAGCACGGTCGCTATCTGAATCGCGTGCGCGGCTGGCTGGCGGCGGATCCGGCCAACGTCGAGCTGCGTGGGTGGCTGCTCGGCCTGGGGGTGGATCGCTCGCAGGACGTCCTTGGCGCCCCGCCGGGTGAGGCCGGTCTGCTGGGAGCCAAGCGGTACGATGAGGCCGCCACGCAGGCCCTTGCGTGGTTTTCGAAGTCGAACGACGACTCGGTTCCGGTCGAGTGGATCGTCAGCGTCTTGCAGGCCGCCGGACGCCACGACGAGGCCATCGAGATCGCATCGAGTCAGCTCGTGCCGGGCCTGCCGCCGCAGGAGCGGGTCAGTCGGGTCAGCACGCTGCGGGATGCGTACATGCGGGGCAGGCGTGACGAGCAGGCGGTGGCCACGACCAAGGATCTGCTCTCCGAGCTTCGGAAGCTGTTTGAAGTCGTCGACGATCGTCAAAAAGGTGTGGTCGACGCTACGCTGACCGAACAGCGGCGAATGTACAGTCGGATCCTGGCCCGGGCGAGGCGATTCGATGAAGCGGTCGACAACCTGCGCGAGATGATTGCCCAGCTGGAGAGTCTCCGAGAGAAGGCTGCGGCGGTCCTGCCGCGGATCGAAGACCCGGCGCAGCGGGCCAGCATCTGGTACAGCGAGCGCGAGGTTCGCCGGCAAGAGGCCATCCTGCTCCAGACCTTGGCCTATGTTTACCAGCTTCAGGGCCAGATGGACTCCGCTATCGACACGCTGCGCGATGCCCGGCAATTGATGCCTGAGGACGTGGGGCTCAACAACGACTTGGGGTACACGCTGATCGAGGCGGGACGCGACGTGGATGACGCCGAGAGGATGGTCCGCTTTGCGGTGGGAGAGAGTCCCGAAGAGGCCGCGTATCTGGATAGTCTGGGCTGGGTGTTCTACCGGAAGGGACAGTTCGGGCTTGCTCGGACCTGGCTCAAGCGGGCGACCGGGATGGAGACCGGCGAGGATCCTGTGGTGTTCGACCACTTGGCGGACGCCTGCTGGCGATTGGGGGAAAAGGAGGAGGCCGTTCGATGCTGGCGGCGTTCCCTCGAGGTTTACGCGAACATCGCGGCCGAGGGGTTCCAGGACCGAGACGAGAAGGCGATGGAGAAGACGAAGGCCAAACTAGTGGCTGCGGAGAAGGGGGGCAAGCCACTCGTCGCCGAAGCGATCCCCGATACACAGCCGTCGCCGTAG